The nucleotide sequence ATTCCATCGGTGTCCCCCGGAACACCTCTTATCCGCCTGGTGCCTCCGATTCCTGGAAAAAACGGAACGAGCGTCCGAGGGGTGTCGATACCCGCCCCGACGCCCGGGGCGATCGCTGTGGTTCTGGGACCGGGTGCTCAGTGGAACGAGGATCATACAACAGTTTTGGCTCGGGTGGCGGGCCACCCCGTGTACAACCAGCGGCGCAGACGGATCGATGTTCAGCCGATGTACCGGGTTCAGGGGGATGTGGATTACGGAGTCGGCCATGTCTCTTTTGAAGGGAGCCTCCATATCGGCGGTTCTGTTCAACCCGGATTTCGGGTGAAGGCGAGCGGAGATGTGGTCATTGACGGGGCCGTGGACGGGGGCATCGTCGAAAGTGGCGGCGATGTGAAGGTGGGTGCCGGCATCTACGGGGGCACCCGAGGGTCTGTGCGGGCCGGGGGCTCCGTTCAGGCGAAGTTCATCCAACAAGGGCGGGTATCGGCGGAATTCGACGTCGTGGCCCAGCGCAGTATCCTTCACAGTGAGACCTCGGCAGGCCGGGATATCGAAGTCCTATCCCCGGCGGGCACCATTGCCGGTGGGACGTGTACAGCGGTGCATCGGATCCGGGCCGCAGTCCTGGGTTCTCCCATGGCCGTCCCCACCACTGTGGCCGTGGGGCTCCCGCAAACCGTTCGGGATCGTTGGCGAAATGTTCAGGAAGATCTGCGCCGGATGGACGGCCAGCGATCGAAATTGCGCCTGGCCATGCAGGTCCTGGAGAAACGGTTGCAGGTGCGCCAGGATCCGGAGACACTGGGGATGAAACAAAAGCTGCAGCGCGATTTGGCCGAGTTGGACGAACGAATTCAGGAGAGTCGACTCGAACTACAGATGATTGCCGAAGACATGCGGCAGTTTCAAGATGCTGCCGTCACTGCTCACAAGGTGTACCCCGGCGTGAAAATCATCATCGGCAACGCCGTGTATGCGGTGATCCAGGAGATGGACCGGGTGCGATTTACTCTGGACGGGGGTGAAATTCGGGTATCTCCGCAGGGATGAACTCCGGCGGGCTCAGCCTTGTCGATGGCGGAGGAGGGGTGGGTGTGGACCCGCAGTGGGAGGAATTGATTCACCGTATTCAGGAGGAAAATGATCTTCTGCTCGATGAGATTGAGCGTCTTCTGAAGGAACGGGACGAAGCCATTCGCGCCCTGGAGCAAAAGATCCTTCTACTGGAACAATTGTTGAACAGCCGGATGACGAGATCCGGGGACGGCGCGGTCCCGGCCCGGGGACAAAACCCGGCGGAGGGACGAGCGAACCGGTCTCTGGATTCTGGATGGAGGGCCGAGATGCACCCTGGCGAAGACGGCGCTTGGGGGTACCCGGATGGAGGGGAGTTGCCGGGATTCGCGGGCACAGTTTCCCTATCGATGGAGGAGTGGGCGAAACGCTCCGGCCGGGGAGTCGGGGAGGTTCAACTGATGGCGGCACTCGCCGAGCGGCGCCGACGGCGCGCCACAGGAACTCAAAGTGACCAGAAGACGACAACGCCGGATTGCAACGGCTGAGATGAATATGCTATAGTTACGTTTGGCACAATTCCACACGTGCGCGGATCAGGCCGGTGGTGCCCGAAGGGGCCCCGGTCGGGGATGAAGTGTGCGGAGGTGCAAAACCAACTGAGGAGGATCAAGTCATGGCCATTATTTCGATGAAGCAGCTTTTAGAGGCCGGGGTCCATTTTGGCCACCAAACCCGCCGGTGGAACCCGAAGATGCAAAAGTACATTTTCACGGA is from Kyrpidia tusciae DSM 2912 and encodes:
- a CDS encoding DUF342 domain-containing protein, with product MGQEREPDIGSVLEVEISSDGLTARARWKPGTPPEERARWTSADVESFLLKSGIHFGVVEEGLERLLAVRADDGASWVEVARGIPPEPGQPGGIEWLTQDSKAEGAQGEPRDPGSGANRVDLRDRGGIPSVSPGTPLIRLVPPIPGKNGTSVRGVSIPAPTPGAIAVVLGPGAQWNEDHTTVLARVAGHPVYNQRRRRIDVQPMYRVQGDVDYGVGHVSFEGSLHIGGSVQPGFRVKASGDVVIDGAVDGGIVESGGDVKVGAGIYGGTRGSVRAGGSVQAKFIQQGRVSAEFDVVAQRSILHSETSAGRDIEVLSPAGTIAGGTCTAVHRIRAAVLGSPMAVPTTVAVGLPQTVRDRWRNVQEDLRRMDGQRSKLRLAMQVLEKRLQVRQDPETLGMKQKLQRDLAELDERIQESRLELQMIAEDMRQFQDAAVTAHKVYPGVKIIIGNAVYAVIQEMDRVRFTLDGGEIRVSPQG